gtttttttttccctttctggcTCCATCCACTTGTCACCAAGACAACTGGATTAATATCATGAAGTTGGTGAGGGTACAAGCTGCTTACAAATAGGCCCTCTGTGGCTCCGGCAGGGGCACCCCTGTGCCACCCCAGGTCCCTGACCAGGTCTGACCTGCCAGGAAGCACCAGATGCGCGCTGAGCGGTTGGTGAGGAGGCAGGGGTCATGGGTCAGGTTGTCGAAGGGCAGCAGGGCCCGGCCGTTGTCTGTGAAGCGGTCATTGACCTTCATCAGCCCCAGCTGGTTGGTCGTGTTGCGAAGTTTCCTGGCCAGCTCGTCCTCGCTGCCGTACACCATGCTGGCGTCCAGGAAGGCGGTGAGGGCGTTGATCTGGTTGAGGATGGTGATGTTGTTGCTCATGCAGGCGGGGCAGGAGCGGAAGAAGGGGATGCAGTCCCTTTGGTTCTTGATTCGCGGGTCATTGGGTGGGATCTGCATGCACAGAGGGAGATCCAGCCAGTTCACCAAGGCGGGCCGTGGGCAGGAGTGGCTCTCCCCCGTCCACCCTCCCGAAGGCCTGGATCCCACCTCGGAAGCCGCCTGCGGCCAAGGACCAGAGGCGGACCCAAACAGGGTCCCTCAGGACTTCTGGCTTCCTCAGACTACAGGGGGCTTATCGAGGCCCACAAGGGATCGCTGTCTGAGGTTCCCCGTGCAGAGtgcctctgagctccagggcTGATGACTAGAATGCTGGACTGGGAACGTGGGGCTCCTTGGAGGTGAACCCACCAGTCCTCCGACCTTCCCCCTTCACGTCCTATCTCTCAGTACTTCTCTGCTCCTGGTCTGCTCCTCCCTCCCGCTCCTCTGCTTTTCCCTTTCCTGTCCTGGTCTCTCTCCTCCCGGTCCCTTTCCTGCCTCTCAggttctccttccttctctcctactctccctacacaggccagcctggccccataCCCCAGGCTCTGTGGAACGTGGCTGCGGCTGCAGGAAGATGCCCCTTTGTGGGGAGGAAAGAGGACTGAGCATCAGGTGCCCATGCACAGAGGTTTGAAGGGCCGTGGGAAGGGCctcagctggggggggggggggggggcggcgaaggggggaggggtggggcctgccttACTAGGAAGCTAGGGAAGGAAACCTGAGCGCAGAGGGAGGTGGCCACTTCTAGGTATGAAGTCTACTTCCCCCTCCGGGCAGGCGGGAAGAAGGGAGCACCTTGAGCGGAAAGCAGGGTGGCTGCTGCACGCAGCTGATCTCGCAGTTGTGGCCACTGACGAAGGCGACCCGCACGGCCGGCTCAGGGGTGAAGTCGAGGTCGTGATCAATCAGCTGGCCCCACTGCATGAACAGGAGCGAACGATCTTGGTCCGGGGTCAGCTGCTCCGTGGGGAAGCGCACGATGGCGTTGGAGACGGCGCGAGCCTGCGGGACACGGACGTCAGGggctgccccagggccgcctGGGCCCGGCCGCGCCCTCCCTGCCGGCCGGTGCTCACCAGGGGCACCCGGAAGCCGCCGCGCTTGACCCCGGGCGTCCAGCCGTAGGGCAGCGAGACGCCGTCCTCGTACTCCGCCGGCAGCCAGCGCGCAAAGGCGCGGTTGGAGGCGCCCAGCGTGGGGCGGCGCCTGCAGGGCGGGGACAGGGCGCGGACGCTAGGTGGCGCTGGGCGGGCCCGGGGCCCGACGCTGCCCAGAACCGCCCGCGGGCCCACCAGGCACACCTGTTGTTGCACATCCCCGTGATGGTGCGGTACTTGTCCCCACTGGGGCACGTCACCCCCACGTCCTGGTAGGCGCAGCCGCTGGACTTGGACAGCAGATTCAGCTGGGCGGGCGTCAGCACGTCTGCGGGCAGGGGAACCAGGGGTGTGGGAGCGGAGCCCTCACTTCCTATCCTAAGCTCAGAAGCcttggttgggggaggggggcagtctTAGGACATGGAGGGGAGACTCGATGTCCCTGagaggagttggggggggggatctCTGGGAGGCGGTAGAGTCGCTTGGAGGGGTCACTagtggggcaggggttggggtgtCGGGGCAACAGTACCAGTGACATTGAAGGGCCTTGACCACAAGGGCCGCAGCTTCCCCTCCAGCAGGCTGAGGGCCACGTGCAGATAGTCAGCAGCCCTCACAGCTGTCCTGGTGGCCGCCACGGGCTGCTTGAAGTAGGACAGGAGTTCCATGGGGCTGACCAAACCACTGCGAAGCCGCTGCTTGATGCTGCTTGGAGAAGGAGGCGTTAGGGCCAGAGAAAGTGGGCGGAGACACTCAGCAGAGCCCCAGCCCGGCAGATGGACACACAGGACAGTGTGACAGACTCGGACAGGAAGGTTTCCCTTAATAAACAGGGTGTGGACctgggggcccaggcagaggcaagGCCATGGGAGGGGTGGCTTTGAAGATGTTCTCCCACTCTAGgactgacagacagacagagggccccaccccacctcccgtGCCTGGCAGCcttgcccagggctgggcagtgcCCGGCACCCACCTTTCCCGTCGCTCCTTGTAGGCCTTGTCCACTAGCCGCTTCGCCTCCTCCATGCAGGTCACAACCACGGAGgtctccacctcccccaggaCAGCTGCCCAGGAGAGGGGTTGCAAGGTCAGGAATGGGCCCAAAGCACCCCCCCTTCCCTTGAGACCCCAGAGCCAGCGTGGCCTTCACTGGAGAAGGAATCCCTGGAAGTCAgacccacccccagcaccccacctttcccttccttctgaaCCGTTACCTGGAGCAGCACCCTCAGAGGGCCCGGACAGGGCCAGAATGGCCAGGAGCCCAGCGAGGGCCAAGAGCAGCTTCATCTCTACAACAAGACCCCAAGCCCAGTAAGCGTCCAAAGCTCACGGTGCATTTGGGAGAAGAGAGCCCCACCATCccgctcctcccagcccctcacttGCACCTTCATACCCCAGTCCCACCTCCATAGGCCCTGCCTATGGTCAGAGAGCACAGGCCTCCTTGAGGGAGGGGTGCACAGTGCCCCCCCCCTTTGCTAGCTTCAGTCACTCAACCCCCCAGGGCCTGACTTCTGAAGTTACCTAGCATTGGCAGCACCTCTCAGCTGGATCTAGGCTTTTATGTCCTCCAAgctgggggagggttggggcaggcGAGGCCCGCCCCTAGAGCCTgaactctctctcctcccccactggGAAGAGGCCCCTGATATGGGAGAGAAGGGCAGGAAAGGGGGGTCCAGAACTGTCCCCTTGTCTAGGCACAAGGAGGTACAGATAACTAACTCCCCTCCCCAATTTCTGATTAAGCCTAGTCTCCAGGGTTCCTTTGAAAAGGACAAAAGTCAGGAACCAACAGCCTAAACAATGATGGGAACGAGAGAGACaccagaggaggaggaaaggtaaAGGGGAGACCTGGAGTGATGATAATCCCATCAGCCTCAGGGTactgtccccacccccaaccgTAACCTGGCCCCTGAGGCCAACCCTGGTGGGCGGCCGCAAATTCCTGGAAAAGGCTAAAGGGACAGGAAATCTGGCTGAGACCGTTGGGTTTCACAGGAAAGAGGACCCCGGGGCCTACGGGCTCAGGACCAAGGtaacttcctctatctctctcttcctccccgtTCTTCTTGGCTTTTGGTAGGGGGCTGCCTCCAACGCCCCCACCATCTGCTCCCAGATATCAGGAACCAGGTTGTGGTTAGTGGTCAG
The genomic region above belongs to Myotis daubentonii chromosome 16, mMyoDau2.1, whole genome shotgun sequence and contains:
- the MPO gene encoding myeloperoxidase, which codes for MKLLLALAGLLAILALSGPSEGAAPAVLGEVETSVVVTCMEEAKRLVDKAYKERRESIKQRLRSGLVSPMELLSYFKQPVAATRTAVRAADYLHVALSLLEGKLRPLWSRPFNVTDVLTPAQLNLLSKSSGCAYQDVGVTCPSGDKYRTITGMCNNRRRPTLGASNRAFARWLPAEYEDGVSLPYGWTPGVKRGGFRVPLARAVSNAIVRFPTEQLTPDQDRSLLFMQWGQLIDHDLDFTPEPAVRVAFVSGHNCEISCVQQPPCFPLKIPPNDPRIKNQRDCIPFFRSCPACMSNNITILNQINALTAFLDASMVYGSEDELARKLRNTTNQLGLMKVNDRFTDNGRALLPFDNLTHDPCLLTNRSARIWCFLAGDTRSSEMPELTSMHTLFLREHNRLATELKRLNPRWGGERLYQEARKIVGAMIQIITYRDYLPLVLGPEAMRKYLPRYRSYNDSVDPRISNVFTNAFRFGHTLIQPFMFRLDSQYRPTGPNPRVPLSQVFFASWRVVLEGGIDPILRGLMATPAKLNRQNQIVVDEIRERLFEQVMRIGLDLPALNMQRSRDHGLPGYNAWRRFCGLPQPQTVGELATVLKNMDLARKLMAQYGTPNNIDIWMGGVAEPLNGKGRVGPLLACLIGTQFRQLRDGDRFWWQNRGVFSTRQQQALASVTLPRIICDNTGITTVSKNNIFMSNKFPRDFVSCSRVPKLDLASWRERD